CTTATCTTCGAGCGATGGGTTCAGTGCCTGTTTCCCCTGATAACAAGAACAGCTCTGCAGCTCTCCTCAGAATAGTCATGGGATTTCTTGAACAGGGCTTCAGCGTATTTATCTGTCCAGAGGGTCATCGCACCGAAGACGGGACCCTCCAGCCGCTGGAGGGCGGTGTTGCAATAATGTCCCTCAAGACAGGAGCCCCTGTCATCCCTACCTGGGTCGGAGGTACATTCCGGGCACTTGCCCCGCATATGAAATTCCCGCGTCCGCGCAAGCTTTACGT
This genomic window from Synergistaceae bacterium contains:
- a CDS encoding 1-acyl-sn-glycerol-3-phosphate acyltransferase, whose translation is MLYYLTLYIVMIYFNLYHRLTVTGKEKIPRNRAVIVASNHASYLDPPVVGYAFYPGHLKFVAWEKLFRVPVFGTYLRAMGSVPVSPDNKNSSAALLRIVMGFLEQGFSVFICPEGHRTEDGTLQPLEGGVAIMSLKTGAPVIPTWVGGTFRALAPHMKFPRPRKLYV